CGTTAAATATGTAATTATTCAACATTTGGTCAGAGAGCGGTACCCGTTGTACGGGACATTTAGATTGGACGGATAAGCCCTATAAATGTCAGCGAAAGTAATTGTTTTGCCTTCCATCGCTAAACGTAGTACGGGATAAATCGAACGGTTTTAGGTTTTAAATCGCCTTTATATAACACCAATATTAGGCTCTACCCATGCCGTTCTCGACCGATAATGCACATGTATCAATAAATGATCAGCCAGATAAGGTCTACTGACATATACCAATTAATGTCAGATTCTAAGTAATTTGTATCATTATAATCTTGTTAGTACCCGAAAGTCATAGTCAAATGTTAGCAAAGGGTACATTGAGAATGGTTGAGGCTGTGCGTAGCATTGTTATATTGTTTACGTCAATAAAGTAGTTCGACTgttagtgatgggcaaatcggttagatttgccaagtTAGCCAGTTTTTATTagtattttattatattctgatAACTTTAAAGATGCGTATGCTGATCTCATCGATAAAAGTGTACAAGTCAATGTCTTTTTGTTCTTCCTTGAAAAAATATTGGTTATGAAAGTCCCATAAATATGCGCAGTTTCTCTTGATGATGTATACTTAGTTTCTTTCAGTTGCATGGAACTAGCATGACTACGCAGTGTTCTGAAGttgttgtaatattttaaagttatCTGCGTTTTGGACTTCCATTGTATTGATTTATGGCAGGACGAAGTCGCAATATTTCCGGCAAGCGCTTGATAAAGGTgattaaatatgtttcaatacaTTCAACCCATGTCGTTCAGCCAACAGGTTTAACAAGCCAGTGGACAGAAAGAAACATTACAGGCCTCTGTATAAAACTAATTGCCAGTCGATATTCGacctttttaaagatagttcgttgttttttttctctgtatATATCAGATGGtctgttaattatttttttaaaacaatatgcacaaaaagattattttcataacaaagttttatacatttacatCATACATATCAAGGAAATGCAGAGAAGGAAATGAAcgtatgtattttcattttgattggtATATTCATGAATATATCTATTAATATTTAGTAGATGTTTTCACAAAGAATAGGTAACATTTTGTGCTGTTTTCAAGCACCATTCCGTATTCCATTTGTTAGATATACTAAGTATCCTTATCACCATTTGAGACAGTATTACTTTTCTGTAAAGGAttgattacatttttatatattgcaATATGACAGGacagaatttattttcaaatgggtCATTTCTTATTATCATCAttaatattatttctgttttcttttttttacattatgtTAGAAGAGCAGTCATTATTGTAATAATCGCACATTATTGCTATTGAAAGCATGAGAAAATTACTCCGGAGAATTATTATAGGTCTCGAAAAGTAATAACATGTATGATAAGCGCACTGCTAAATTTAAGCACGATGCTAAATTTGTCCTATTGAAAATATGGAATGGCGGAACCATTCGGAATATGTTTTAGAAAGATGTGGACCGCGTAAATTATACTGATAGAATATGATTTTGTTATACTtctgtttaaaaacaaatacatccATTTATTGCTGGtttttattactttgtaaaaAGAGAGTTCCCACATTATTGACGTAGAAAATTAATCGTTGCTATGACAGTTTGATTGTGTATCTATCAATTTTTCTCTAGTTTTAGTGACTTTTACTAAATTGTAAAGGGGGGAGATGTTTAATCTGACTTTGATGataatttcttcttctttattttcatttgcaaaAACCCTTACGGGTCTCTTCTGCTCTTGGTCGGCGAAATGGCGTAACCTTGGCTACCTTAACCAATGCGGGGCCAAGATATTGTTCTTCAAGGGTCCGTTTGTTTGCTTCTCTTTTCAAGCATACAATTTTCATTCGGTTGTTTTCCGTAACTACCACTTGCGTATTCAACGGTAAATCCATGAGTATTGGCTTAACCTTCTCGAAGAGGGCATCGCAGTAGTATAAAAGTGGTGGGAGCAGAATCCACAATTTTGGAGCCGGATCCACAATTTTAGAGCCAGATCCACAAGAGCCACCCTCCACAATTGAAGTTAAAATGTAGAACGTTAGCAGACTATTATAGTGGGGGACTACTACATAGGATATTTTTCGTACTATGAGCAATGGGTTGTTTCCCTTTGCTTATAGATATATTAACCTGGGGGGTGGAGGGTTTACTCAAGTTGAATTTCACCTTTGATGGGACTCGAACTCGGGTGATATATGAGCACTGAATGATGTCTAGAGCGGGCACCTTTTGCTCTGGGATATTACCTTGACCAGCACAAGCTATGGAGTCATACTTTATCTTCTGGAGTATGTCCTTAAATAGGACAGTGTGTGTAGTCTTACATTCATTCAATTGAAATCAGTCAGCATGAATACGTCTGAAAAAGAGGAGCTATTGAAGAAATACTATTACAACGCCAAAATCCAGCATCTTACAGTGGTGTAGCTAAATTGTTTTATGCACTGAAGAATGATTATCCTGGCGAATTCAGTCTTCAGTTTTATAAAGACTGTTAGATAAGCAGGACTCTTACTCCCTTCAGAAACAAGTTCCTCATCAAATCAAGAGGGCTCAAGTTCGTGTGAgtcatataaatgaaatgtgGGATATAGATCTGCTTAGCATGGAGAATTTGTCTAAAGAAATGATGGCGTGCGCTTTCTACTATTCTGTATTGAGTGTTTTCCAGAAAGCTACGGGTTAAacctttaaaagataaaactgcgAAGTCAGTGACAAAAGCGATGAAAGAAATTCTTAAGGATGTGAAACCATTAAAATTCGTTCAGACAAAGGGTCTGAATTTGTAAATCAGTGGTTTAAAAAGCTCATGAAAGAGaaggatatatatttttttactacGCAAATTCACCAAAAGCTAACTTCGTTGAACGCAGTCAGAGAAGCATAAAAACCCGGCTGTACAGAATGATGAGACAAAGACGTTCCTATCACTAATAAGTGATCTGAATAAAATAATAGCCAGCTATAATGACACGCCTCATAGGAGCTTAAACAATTAACGCCCAATCAAGTCAATAAAGAAAATGAAGCTGATTGTGTGGgcttacatgtacttgaaaaaatctGGTGTTCATAAAAAGGCGAAGCCATGTATACAGATTTAAAACAGGTGATCTAGTGCGTATATCTTTTGCTAAGCATCCATTCGCAGGGCCTATCAAGAACAGTATACTGCGGAAGTCTTCAAACTAAGTAGAAGATTTCTACTGCAGGGCATTCCTATGTATAAGTTGAAGGACTTGAATGATGAATCAATCAAGGGTAATTTTTACACGTCCGAATTAACAAAAGTAGACAAAGACATTGACAGTCTAtggtttattgaaaaaatattaaaacgtaaaagaaaaaacaagaagctTTATTTTGTTCGTGCAGTGGGAGGCTTTCCAAAGCATTTAATAGTTGGATTCTGGCGGATGAAGTCAAAGATACCACAGGAACCTCGGCATAAACACAATGGATCGTTATGTTTATATTAAAAGTGATGAAAGTAACGACTACTTTCCAGATAATGAAGTGTATAAATTTAAGATTGTTTTACCAGCTAGAATGTCCTTGCAGGGTATGTGGAAAGTAGCACTCGTGGAATTTCAAGCGAGTCAAAACTCTAATCGAAGAGAGTTATAGATGATCAGGCCCTTTACATTTAATAGATATATGTGCTGAAAGTGTAGTCCATGGACATAGACTTCCTTTATTGAGACGActtgaaaagacaaaaaaatcgTTATGGCAATATAGATTGATTCACCATTCTACCTTCCTATTAAAAGAAGGACTTCAAAGAGATCGAAGTGAATATAAAACTGGCGAGTGATAAGATCCATCAGATTTGATTTCACCTTTGTATATGACACTTCATTTTAAACAGTATCCTTTCTTCAGTGATTATGAATCCTTCTAAACTATATGTACCAAATCCACAAAAGTGGGtctcattttttgataaagtgagTAAGGGCCTAACATCAGTTAACCAATCAGGAGGCGCCAGACGAGCTCGAGTGATATCAGTGGAGTCTTCAAGTGGGAAACAAAGTACTACTCAATTGCCTATAAAAGTAGTATCACCCTCAGAACAAACTGTACAGCAAGCCAAAAGTGAACTAGAGAGAGAGAATATAAAACCATCTGCTGTAGTAGATATGATTCAGAAACCAAAAAACCGTCGACAGCGAAGGACTGCTAAGAAAATCAAAAAGATTGGCAGACTACAAACGGGAGGTGCTAAAAAGTGGAAACAGAggacaaataaaaagaaaaataagacaaaaaagaGTGGTAGGAAATCtacaacaaaaaagaataaaaagcacAAAACAAACCGGAAGATTAAAAACTCAACTATCAGAAAGAAGGACATCTTTGaaattaaattgattaaaaacagcagtaaaataatacaaaagaATAATGGCAGTGTTTAATCCTGAAAGTTTTCACGAGGGACTTGTGTCAGAACTGGCTTTGTTTGATTTACCCAGTACACAGACTGGTGTCACAGATATCTACTATGAAGAAATTCGACCCATCTCAAGTATCAGACGGCATAAGTCCTATTGAGTTTAGAATAAGTGGACAAAACTCTATGGACTATTTAGACATGAAAGGCACACAGCTGCATGTAAGTTAAGAGTAAAAAACGGCTGCAAATGCTGCCTTAGTGGCTGAAAAAGTAGGACCTGTGAATTTATTTCTCCAGGCCCTGTTTTCATCCACTGAAGTCACCTTACAGATAAGGCCACAATAACATCAAACTACAATCCTATAGGGCCTACATTCAAACGATTTGAATTATGGACAAGATGCCAAGTCCCAGCTTCAGTCTCAACTCTTTTTCATGGACACTGCTGGAACCTATGGTGTCACAAATCCTGGCGGGCAAATAAAGGTCTTTTGAAAGGGCTAAACGTATAGCCACTTCGAAAGTATTGGATCTTCAAGGGCCAATATTTCACGATATGTTTTCCATGTCACGCTATATGTTAAATCAAGTGGACGTCAAATTAAAGTTCTACAGAAGTTCGCCAGAGTTTTGTTTAATTAGTGATGAAGCATCACCAGCCTTCAAAATAGAGATAGAGGACATTTATATTTTAGCCAAGAAAATACGCGTGAATCCTGCTGTCATTTACGGTCATGCAGAAATTCTAAAAACACAGAATGCAAAATACCCGTTCAACAGAGTAGAATGTCGTACTCAAAGCATACCTAGCGGAAGCTCTAGTTTCAACTATGAGAACATGTTCCCAGGTCAAAGACCTAATAAGGTCGTTGTAGGCTTTGTAAATTCAAAAGCTCTGTCTGGTGACTATAAACAGAATCCTTTTAACTTTCTAAACTGTAACATTCGAAGCATATGTCTATACTGTGACGGTTTACCAGTTAATGGAGCTCCTCTGAAACTTGACTTCAACTCAACCACTGGCGTGACGGATGTGCGGGCCTATGTAAACGCATTTACATCTACGGGGAAATGGAGAGAGGATGAGGGCAATATGTTGACAAGAGAAGGATTTAGCTCTGGTGTAACACTATTCGTTTTTCAGTTGGAACCAAACTTCTCTCATCACGGGGAGTATTTGACACTAGCAAAGACTGGTACTGTGAAATTGGATGTTCAATTTGCTAGCCCCCTTTCAGGtgagaaaattatcaaaaacattatttatccACATTGAAAAATAGctggtttttaaaaagttactaAGTGTAATACTTAAACAGTTAtgtttttataaagatattaccCTGTCCTATATTTGttaaaaaaggaatatttatttttgtattaatagatattgttttcatttatattttccagACACTATCAGCTGTGTGGTCTTAAGCGAAATTCCTTCCTTTTTTCAAGTGGACTCTTCGAGAGATATTGTATtggaataaacattttaaaaaagcaatGGATACATCAGAGCTTCAGTGTTGTATTAGTTGTGATCCTGTTCTAAGTGTAAATGTACTAGGTGTATATGCCGCTGATCAATTACCTGTAGGCTTTTCTACATTACCAACTGCGTTTATAGCTAATAGTGATATACATAGCAGAGAAGGGACACATTGGTCTGCATTTTATATAGACATAAATAGACAAGTGGAATTTTTtgattcttatggtaaaagtccaGTCTACAATTCTTCTTATTTTGATAAGTGGATAAAGGACAATGCATCGAGTATAAGATACAATGCCATGCAAATACAAAGCAATTATTCCAATGTTTGTGGactatattgtttattttatcttcGTAATAAATTCAATGGCATGTCATTAACAAATATACTCAACTTTTTTAGCCATACTAATTTTTCtcttaatgattattttgtatataatcatATGTCACGCATATATTCAGATTGTTCAAAAAATAATTGTGTGTATAATCAAGTGTGTAAACCTCTAATAAAAACTATATAATTTTAAAtggttttttgttaatttattgtttatttaaatcCCATATTTACATAAGCTgtggaaaagaaaacaagaaaaaagactATTCATTTTCTATCCTTTTAATATAGGAATAAAGTGTAATCTATTcttttacataaacatattttgtattagCATACATTcagtttatgatattttatttaaatgtcacGGGTGTGACACTACAATCTGCTATAAAAGATCTCTCGTCTTCAAGCAATGTGGGAGTACTTGTCAAATGTTCCAATTTGTATGTCAAAGGTGTGACCTTACAATTGTCTATAAATAAACTTCCTTCTTCTGGTAATATTGAAGGAGTTCTTGCCCTTTCTTCCTCTACCTGTGACTGTCTCAAAGAATAATGACCATAAGCAAGACTGTCTGTAGCATTAAGCAGATACCGTTTGTCATCAAACGAGGACAGtccaatttttttcatttcattacagtACAACTCGTGATTGTCATTTCTAATTGACGTTATTGTTACAACATTCTGACCTTCTGAAAACAAGATATCTTTATAGTTTGTGAATCTAAGGTCTCTTTTCAAAGTGGCTTTTGCAATTCCTTTTGCTCTTTTCTCTTCTTTGTTATTATCACACTTAAAACTGTACACTTTACTTCTGAGACCAACAAAAGCAGAGATCGGAATTCCAGACATTTCATCCTTCATACTACCCACTTTTTTCTTATTCTCCTCACTATATAGGAAATGATTTTGTGGGTAGTCCGACGTATCAAACAAGtgaatattttctttcatatactGGTAAACGTCAAATGATTCCACGTAAAACAAAATAGAATCAGTGTCAGTGAGACACATGGTCATCTGCTCACCAAATGTGTTTTTCAATTTGTTGTAATAGAAGTCATACATGGCCCATTTACTCAAGTctgcaaaatagaaaaaaaatgatacataaatGTAAACGTTATTTAAACTGGGGAAAAGTGAGCCAAATCGTGTCTAGATTATGTAATTCAAGacgataaaatatcaaaaactatTTACCTAATATACACATGCCACTGTAGATTGGTTTATTCATTAACACCCTCACTCTATAAAGTTCAACGGCTGTAAGGTCTTCGTTGAATATTGTTGTAGTTTTATAGGTTGATTTTGAACTCAGTTTCAAAAGACGTCTTTCATTATGCACGAGCTcaatgtttttatgttttctgACATTTTCCATCGTCTGTTAAAATAGTGGGGAGAAAAAGATAAATAAGAAGCTCAATAGTTATATATTAagtgtgataaaaaaaataatatttattagcGAAAGTCTGTTTTATATCTATCACCCGCTCTTTGAATATCTAATTATAAACACAATGTTACATGTTGCTACAAACTTTAAATTACTGAGGTAAGATCATTGCACTAATCCCTCATTGTTTTAATCATTCTAGTTAAAcacttaaattattttttttcgaaGAAATGAAAAGACGAACAAATATACAAACCTTGCCAAAACAGCTGTTATTCATGAGCTTGTAGAAGTTCTTGGCAAAGGCAGACATAGCTTTTTCTTTGTGCAGTGTTGAAGTCAATGTATGGTCTCATCCAAGCAGATTGCGTAATTCAAGTACTCTATGAATTTCCATTATCTCCAACCCCAGCTCTAGGTAAAGCTGAAGATTTCTGTAGTGTACCACGTACTCTCTTTATCCTCTAACGATGTAATCAGTTTTTCAACTTTAACTCTCGGTGGTAATGCTTCATTTTCTGTCTTGTTATGCAGTTTTTTCCATAAGTTTGTGCATATGGGGAAAGCATATCATCTGAGATAGACTTTTCTTTCCGGTGCTAGTGGATAGTCGTTGTGTTTGTCATGAAGTTCAGGGGATACCTCAAATTGACTTCAAATATGTAACCTTTCTCCCATCCGCTGGAATATTCCTAATGTCTAATTGATTTATTTCTCgtttctttaaaaattgaaaatctgaTGTTGGAAGTGGTTGTTGCATGGCGAATCCATACAAATTGCACATATCTAAATATAGAATATGTGATAATTTCTTTTCACTATCATAATCTGAGAGAAGTGGATTATTTGCTTGTTTATATCTATTCGAAATTTGTGATATTCCACCTCGTATGCCTTTTTCAATGAATAGCACTTGATCTATGTCCGTCATCAGCTCTAGTTGCACACCCGTCATCTTCAAACAACTAGCCCAACTTAAGCCGGGACTGGTATAAAAATGGCATGGATCCAAACCATATTGCTCCATACACATACTTCTAAACGTTTCAAATACGCAACACAGAAGTATTACATCACATTTCAAGTAAAGGTCGTGATAAGACCCCATGCTTGTCATTTCAAAATGGGCAAACACATCACAGGCGTGCTTGTAATCCTGCTCAGATATATGTTGTTTGGTTAAAGCGTTATAAAATGCTTCTGCTGGTGGTAAACAATGTTCATCAAATTTACTTTCACGATCCATATAATCATACGGATACACCCCTTTTCGTAATAGCAACTTGACATCATCAGAATTTGGGAATTCCTCAATAAGGTGTTCAAAGGCATCCTGTCCATCACACTTTAAATTTTCCACCAAACTTTGCAATGAAGAGGGTAGAAACTGTAAGCTGTCAATGAATCTCAAGTTACCTAGGGAAAAACTCACATAGTTTTCTGTACTTTGAGCAATACATTTTAGATTTTCACCCTTAAACTCACCAATACTTTGACAGATGATGTGCGCATCAAACTTCTTCAAGTTGTGAAAAATGACGCACGTATGTTTCGCCTGCTTGCATTCAATGCATTGGTTGTGAGCCATTCCAATAAAGTCTCCCGTTAAATGATCATGATGTCTTACTATAGTGGAGTGCACTTTTTTCATATGGAGATGAAGTCCTTTTGACATAAACAACACTGCGAAGCGCGACTTATTTCCTCAAAATCGTCACTCGTAATGATCATTGGTTCTATATTAGAgagaatattttcaatttctttttgctCTCGCAGCAAGCTTGTAATAAATTTTTGTGATGCATCACTCCCCCTATACACCACCGTTGGTTTAGTATATCTATTGTCCGCACAAACTACCTTGTACGCGAAACCGCAAACTTCAAGTTTTGTGGTAGACGTGGTGCTCGAGTGTGTAGGTTCTGGAAGACATGTTGAAACCCgtctatttaaagtttcaaaatctGCATAAATCGTGAATGAAACTTTAAGTTCTTTTTCAAAGTCCTTAAATTCCAGTATAGCACTGTCACCGACTGCAGGTAGTTCCACCTTTTGAGCTTCATTTGTACTACAGTATGTGATATGCTTTTGCAGAAACTCATTACGTACAAAACCATGCAAACAGTATGGGCAGAAAAACATTCTTTGGTTATGTGACTTGCTTCTAAAAAGAAAAGTATTCAAGTCTCTTATGAGAACGTAATGAGAGACTTGACCATATTTGATCCATAGCAAATTCACATGATGTAATCTACGTGGATTTGATGTGATTTTCAATGGaacaatttcattttcttcaaaagtgaATACGTTTACTGAAATATgttcgttttgtttttcaaatctaTCGATTTGTGCTAAAGATACTGGATACTGTATACCACTCATGTTCAGTTCATTTGTAAAGGGACAATAAGTTTCAACTTTTACAGCATTCCTTTCTGAGGGATGTAAAGAAGCTAAAATGCACCACAGGAAACACTTCTCATCCTCATTTTCAATATTAAGCAAACTTGAGTTGTAAAGCAACGTCCTAGGTAAAGGTAGATAACTTGAGCCTGATAACGGTCGATACTTGATGGTGTGAATCTCaagttttagcacttttctgagAAACCAGCCAGAGCCATCTCGCATATATTTCTCCAAGCTGGCATACATTTTCTGTAATGCTTCATTTAAATCATGTTCGTTTAAACCATCCAAAGTCAGTGACATATAAGTTCTACTTCTGAAAAAGGGGGTGCTCACACTGCTATCTCCCCCATTATCAGTTCGTTCCATTTCAACCTGAACGCATAAGTTCCATTTAATGCCTCCCATACTTCGTATTCTAGACTGAAGGTAGGTGAGAATTCTGGACCTCACATTTgcaaaaaatgttaacaaatcaTATCTTTCACCACCCCCCGCTCCTGGGAAGGATAATTCTATTTTGCACTGAATTTTGTAAAGCACTCTCATCTCGCTCATTGTCTGTATTAATGAGTCTTGATTATCTTTGTTTTCATTAGACAATTCTATGTTTTCATCATTTCAGACTGATTTGTATTTTGAGTCTCAGCAGTTGATTTGCTTTCAGACTGAGGTGATGCATTTTCAGactgattttttattttgattctcAGCAGCTGATTGCTTTCAGACTGGGTGAAGCAGATCTATTAAAGACTTTTCTATTCCCCTATCTCTAACCCCCACTTTGATTGAGTGGATGATTTTCCATGACATGAGCAAACAATGCAGAATACTCCCCAAATTCACTCTCACAGTATCTACAAGtaaacaaatgtttttgaccTTTATTTGAATCTTGTTTATGCACAGTGCGCATTTGtcgttttaaattataaaatttgttaaaCACTTTATCACAAATGTTACATTTCACGTCTCTCCTTATTATTATCTCGTCTGTTCTCATTATGATGTGTGCGCTTGTGACGTTGTAGACTATCTTGTCTTGAAAATGAGCCACCACATTGCTCACACTTCACCACAGATCTGTGTGAAATTTCATGTCTGCATAAATTTTTGAGTAATGTGAAACGTTTATTACAAACTTTACAAGtgaaacagttttgtttttcatttttattatcacTTGTACAATCCTCATTGTCAGTATTGCTGGAGCgtattttctttttgtctttctGGCTTTCAAAATCATCCTCACTATCATCATCGCCTGTCCTGTTTTGTCTTTTCATTGCTTCCCCCTTGTTTAATCTAGGAAAGGAAATGAGAAACATAATgtgcattattttcattttattgatattaaaaaaagtataaaagtgttatgtataaaaataaatacagctCACTCAATCACACACTTTACTTGGACCCCAGCTACAGTATTTTAAAAACCAGTTTTAattcttaccaaaaaaaaaaatgttatcaaaactgtgcttacatttcttttttaaatcgaATAATTTATCCACTTCAGCTTTCTAGATTTGTAcgatttatttttccttttaatttcGCCGTTGAAAGGCATTTTTGATAGCGGTTTCTCCACGAATAACTTTGTTTCTACTGTTTTTACATCCTCCTTAGTTTTATCCCCTTCCTTTGCAGAAGTAGGTAAATCTTCTTCCATTTTGGGGGTATTTTCCTTGCTTGTTTCTGGACTTTTTAGATCTGATATACTATCCAACTGCCTTTCACCACCTGTTTGATCATCCTGTGTTTTCTCTTTTATTTGCTTGAGTAGTGACTCATACTTCACTTTAGGTATCAGCAAAAATTCTTTGGCCATGACTTAATACACCTTATTTATAATTCGTTTTTGATAACTTCAATGAAACGTTTTATAATATCAAAGTGTTTTTTCAAAATACGCTTCTTTGCTCGGAGTGTTACTCCTTTTCGTACAAATCGACGAATGATCGTCTTATGCTTCTCTAGCTTTTTATGATACTTGGTGATATAGGTCTATTACCCATCATCACATTatacacaatttgaacaattgcCTTAATCTGAGAGGGCTCTATCGTGGTTAATACAACCATGCGCTGCTTATGCGTTGATGATAGTAGAAATTTCAAGAAATCTCCGTGCTTTTTCTTAATCACATTCATGTCTGCCTCTCGGGAAGATATATTAACATTAACTGATGGGGAAAGATGTGTGTACGCAGTTTATATTCCACATCAGAATGTGGACTGATATCAATGACAAGATATCCATATTTTTTAGAGCAATGCTTTTCTATAGGCACTCATTATTACTGGGGCCTGTCCAAGCTGACGAGCTAATGTTTGTATTGTAATTCATCCCTTTGGTTTTTAAACAGAATGAAATAGTGtgtgtttaagcttattgtacgAAATTCCTTTGTACCATTATATAGGTTTTGACACAAAAACCAACAGGTATATCCTAGATGGTGACTATATTGACAAAATATGTCAACAACATCCACACTTTTAACTCCTTTGCTTAGAAGATCATCTAGtaaaagcattttgttttgacctggtgtAAATCTGACCAGTTTGAAGCATTTCAATTGTGGGCAATCCTTCATAaaattctatatttgaaataGCTTCTTTCATTTGATCATACATAGCTGGTAAACGCCATAGCATAATAAATCATCACTGGTGGTTCTTTAAAAACTCCAttagcatttttaaaaatttcaaaaacgaagGAAGTTTTGCCAGCTCCAGAGGGGCCCACAACAAGACACGTTGAAGGggtttcaaattttattaagCTTTCCATACTCATCATCAGTCAACTACTCATTAGCAAATGAAAACCTAAGATATAAACTACgttgttataaatagaaaagtaacaaataaaatacctttataattttttttaaattccatatAGATATGAAGATACACACAATAGTCACATTCCTTTTTTTCCCACATACACTGTTGTAATGATACATATGATATATTAAACAGTCTTGTTATTATATAGAAAAGATCTAAATAGTACAATACAGGTCCTATGAATAACATATATAAAAGATTGTAGGTCCTATAAATGAGCCTATGAATaacatatacaaaacaatatAGGCCTCATAAATGAGCCTATGAAATAACTCAAATAATATGAACACACTTTTTTGGTAGTATCCTTTAcctaaaatttattttctaaattggAGATATCACTTGTCATACGCATCATTTTACGTTTAAAAGAAGGAGTCCTTAGTTCAACTGCACGCCAGTCTTTACATTTAAGTTTCAATTGATACATTGCTATGAGTTCTGGTGAAACGTCCAAACATATCACATTGCGATACCAACGATAAATGAGGTCCTCCTCGTCAATTAATTTtagtatttcatcaaaatataagtccaacaacTCTGT
The Mercenaria mercenaria strain notata chromosome 10, MADL_Memer_1, whole genome shotgun sequence genome window above contains:
- the LOC123562085 gene encoding uncharacterized protein LOC123562085; this translates as MSAFAKNFYKLMNNSCFGKTMENVRKHKNIELVHNERRLLKLSSKSTYKTTTIFNEDLTAVELYRVRVLMNKPIYSGMCILDLSKWAMYDFYYNKLKNTFGEQMTMCLTDTDSILFYVESFDVYQYMKENIHLFDTSDYPQNHFLYSEENKKKVGSMKDEMSGIPISAFVGLRSKVYSFKCDNNKEEKRAKGIAKATLKRDLRFTNYKDILFSEGQNVVTITSIRNDNHELYCNEMKKIGLSSFDDKRYLLNATDSLAYGHYSLRQSQVEEERARTPSILPEEGSLFIDNCKVTPLTYKLEHLTSTPTLLEDERSFIADCSVTPVTFK
- the LOC128546471 gene encoding PR domain zinc finger protein 15-like; this encodes MAKEFLLIPKVKYESLLKQIKEKTQDDQTGGERQLDSISDLKSPETSKENTPKMEEDLPTSAKEGDKTKEDVKTVETKLFVEKPLSKMPFNGEIKRKNKSLNKGEAMKRQNRTGDDDSEDDFESQKDKKKIRSSNTDNEDCTSDNKNEKQNCFTCKVCNKRFTLLKNLCRHEISHRSVVKCEQCGGSFSRQDSLQRHKRTHHNENRRDNNKERREM
- the LOC123562086 gene encoding uncharacterized protein F54H12.2-like, with the translated sequence MFSMSRYMLNQVDVKLKFYRSSPEFCLISDEASPAFKIEIEDIYILAKKIRVNPAVIYGHAEILKTQNAKYPFNRVECRTQSIPSGSSSFNYENMFPGQRPNKVVVGFVNSKALSGDYKQNPFNFLNCNIRSICLYCDGLPVNGAPLKLDFNSTTGVTDVRAYVNAFTSTGKWREDEGNMLTREGFSSGVTLFVFQLEPNFSHHGEYLTLAKTGTVKLDVQFASPLSGEKIIKNIIYPH